A section of the Chryseobacterium ginsenosidimutans genome encodes:
- a CDS encoding DoxX family protein, with protein sequence METKDISRIALGAFLITAGIGHLTFARKEFQAQVPEWVPLQKDDTVVYSGIAEILLGTATIVTPKKYRKTMGQLLAGFFVAVLPGNIAQYKNRRDSFGLNTDNQRFARLFMQAPLIVWALKSTDD encoded by the coding sequence ATGGAAACAAAAGATATCTCAAGAATCGCTCTTGGAGCTTTTTTGATTACAGCCGGAATCGGACATTTAACTTTCGCCAGAAAAGAATTTCAGGCACAAGTCCCGGAATGGGTTCCGTTACAAAAAGATGATACTGTTGTTTATTCCGGAATTGCAGAAATTCTCTTGGGAACAGCGACAATTGTAACTCCTAAAAAATATCGGAAAACAATGGGACAGCTGCTTGCCGGATTCTTCGTTGCCGTACTTCCGGGAAATATTGCTCAATACAAAAATAGAAGAGATTCTTTTGGATTGAATACGGATAACCAAAGGTTTGCAAGACTTTTTATGCAGGCACCATTAATTGTCTGGGCTTTGAAATCGACAGATGATTAG
- a CDS encoding fibronectin type III domain-containing protein yields the protein MKHYVFFFFFVVQMTFGQALFPYLQNPTPNSMIVNWKTASNNETTVIYGTTPTNLNVTFTGTTNIFSDTGYNNNYYYHTAKISNLQPNTKYYYKIKTGANESAVYNFRTLPLPGQPATANGKIRFLIMGDNQIKAEPRYDTLTLNAYKKLKEKFGATSDPSDNVALTFMVGDQVDVGTLDHYENVHFKKNIKLSPYLPIQTTVGNHETYGTLGMNSYYAHFYIDEIKYKNISSGNENYYAQQAGNVLFISLSSEHTGAAQMTWLQQILNEANNDSTVDWIISLSHRPYQAEQYVGDISTWVRNNAVPLLTTSNKYLMHVGAHHHLYHRGQLKESPNYQIISGGTAWDQYWGMSTEQDFDDVQKTLTDWTYQIVEVDVNTGKVDVECYSIGGVHHRKYNELVDSFHRYKNQPKPAKPSISNTFPAPVTLPLTLNGSTFSSTNGELLNTTQFLISKAADFSVIEKEFYRDFEDWFGKEGTGTPDYTKNQNANVDITKATIASNSITNGNYYVKVRYRDRNLEWSDWSDVKQFTVTGSVVSNPTFTLNKTEYAQNELITATFTDGPGNNQDWVGIYKKGQNPASIASQAYVYTNGQTAGTANFPNGIANKGQYFAGFFANNGYTEITPRKNFYVGPKVVLTTTADTYPVGGAVTVNFSNGPNLVKDWIGIYKMGHTPGNVNATQWSYVTTAAGTLNFTGLPKGYYYAQYFLEDGYTTVGEKVFFKVGDIVTELWTNKPVYTLGENITASWTDSPGIIKDWLGIYPQSITIPDDNFVSYTYFDGVTQGTKTIQGTAVPTTPGNYYMVMFTNDSYTEVSNRVQFQVTGTTLGTGEVKSTEKNVVLYPNPTKPGEPTFIKSDYPIEKIELLSANGDLLYESKNINNQRFSMVNENLPKGVYFVKVYTRKLFTIKLIIQ from the coding sequence ATGAAACATTATGTATTTTTTTTCTTTTTTGTCGTCCAGATGACATTTGGGCAGGCTTTATTTCCGTATTTGCAGAATCCAACGCCAAATTCTATGATAGTCAACTGGAAAACAGCCTCAAACAATGAAACAACAGTTATCTACGGAACAACTCCTACAAATTTGAACGTTACTTTTACAGGAACGACCAACATTTTTTCGGATACAGGATATAACAACAACTATTACTATCACACGGCAAAAATTTCCAATTTACAACCCAATACAAAGTATTATTATAAAATAAAAACAGGAGCGAACGAATCTGCGGTTTACAATTTCAGAACGCTTCCTTTGCCGGGGCAACCTGCAACAGCAAATGGGAAAATCCGTTTTTTGATTATGGGTGATAACCAAATTAAGGCTGAACCAAGATATGATACTCTAACATTAAATGCATATAAAAAATTAAAAGAAAAATTTGGAGCGACTTCTGATCCTTCCGATAATGTTGCTTTAACATTCATGGTTGGAGATCAGGTAGACGTGGGAACATTGGATCATTATGAAAATGTTCATTTTAAAAAGAATATCAAACTTTCACCCTATCTTCCTATCCAGACAACAGTTGGAAACCACGAAACATACGGAACATTAGGTATGAATTCTTACTACGCTCATTTCTATATTGATGAAATTAAATATAAAAACATCTCTTCAGGAAATGAAAATTATTACGCTCAACAGGCTGGAAACGTTTTGTTTATAAGCTTAAGCTCTGAACATACAGGAGCAGCGCAAATGACTTGGCTTCAGCAAATTTTAAATGAAGCAAACAATGATTCTACGGTAGATTGGATCATTTCTTTAAGTCACAGACCTTATCAGGCGGAGCAATATGTCGGAGATATTTCGACTTGGGTAAGAAATAATGCGGTTCCGCTTTTAACAACTTCCAATAAATATTTAATGCACGTTGGAGCGCATCACCACCTTTATCACAGAGGCCAGTTGAAAGAGAGCCCAAATTACCAGATTATTTCGGGCGGAACGGCTTGGGATCAATATTGGGGAATGTCCACGGAACAGGATTTTGATGATGTTCAAAAAACATTAACAGATTGGACGTATCAAATCGTTGAAGTTGACGTTAATACAGGAAAAGTTGATGTAGAATGTTACTCAATCGGAGGAGTTCATCACAGGAAATATAACGAATTGGTTGATAGTTTCCACCGTTATAAAAATCAGCCAAAACCTGCGAAACCATCTATTTCAAATACTTTTCCGGCTCCCGTTACTTTGCCTTTAACATTAAATGGTAGTACATTTTCGAGTACAAATGGAGAATTATTAAATACAACACAGTTTTTAATCAGTAAAGCTGCCGATTTTTCTGTTATTGAAAAGGAATTTTACAGAGACTTTGAAGACTGGTTCGGAAAAGAAGGAACAGGAACTCCGGATTATACCAAAAACCAGAATGCGAATGTAGATATTACAAAAGCTACTATTGCTTCAAATTCAATTACGAACGGAAATTATTACGTTAAAGTTCGTTACAGAGACAGAAATCTGGAATGGAGCGATTGGAGCGATGTCAAACAATTTACGGTAACAGGAAGCGTAGTTTCGAATCCTACTTTTACTTTAAATAAAACAGAATATGCCCAAAACGAACTGATTACAGCGACTTTCACAGATGGTCCTGGAAACAATCAGGATTGGGTAGGAATTTATAAAAAAGGTCAGAATCCGGCTTCCATAGCTTCTCAAGCGTATGTGTATACCAACGGACAAACGGCAGGAACGGCGAATTTTCCTAATGGTATTGCCAACAAAGGTCAATATTTTGCAGGATTTTTTGCGAATAATGGCTACACAGAAATTACACCAAGGAAAAACTTCTATGTAGGACCGAAAGTTGTATTAACTACAACAGCAGATACATATCCTGTTGGTGGAGCAGTAACTGTAAATTTCAGCAACGGGCCAAATCTGGTTAAAGACTGGATCGGAATTTACAAAATGGGGCACACTCCCGGAAATGTAAATGCTACACAATGGAGTTATGTTACAACAGCCGCGGGAACACTTAATTTTACAGGGCTTCCAAAAGGATATTATTATGCTCAGTATTTCCTGGAAGATGGCTACACAACGGTCGGAGAAAAAGTTTTCTTTAAAGTTGGAGACATTGTTACGGAACTTTGGACTAACAAACCCGTTTATACTTTAGGTGAAAATATTACAGCTTCATGGACGGATTCTCCGGGAATTATTAAAGATTGGCTGGGAATTTATCCTCAAAGTATCACAATTCCGGATGACAACTTTGTTTCTTATACCTATTTTGACGGAGTTACCCAGGGAACAAAAACAATACAGGGAACAGCAGTTCCGACAACTCCGGGTAATTATTATATGGTTATGTTTACAAATGATTCTTATACAGAAGTTTCAAACAGAGTGCAGTTTCAGGTTACAGGAACGACTTTAGGAACGGGAGAAGTGAAAAGCACAGAAAAAAATGTGGTTTTATATCCAAATCCTACAAAACCGGGTGAACCAACTTTCATAAAAAGTGATTATCCGATTGAAAAAATAGAACTGCTTTCAGCTAACGGAGACTTATTATATGAATCTAAAAATATTAATAATCAACGTTTTTCTATGGTTAACGAAAATCTTCCTAAAGGTGTGTATTTTGTGAAAGTTTACACAAGAAAATTATTTACTATAAAACTAATTATTCAGTAA
- a CDS encoding ABC transporter ATP-binding protein: MKVLLKYLKPYKWLIAFSLFLATINQVFSLFAPAITGNILDKLVTHPNFFDKEKLLPRNMDQYLYGEGIYHGVFYFLGLLIGTAMISRIAKAFQDYAVSVITQKFGAKIFTDGLRHSMALPYQEFEDQRSGETLSILTKVREDTVKFITSFVNIFFGILVSIIFVSVYAIRLHWSIMPVYICGIFLIAFITNLLSKRIKSIQKNIVSETTALAGSTTESLRNIEIVKSLGLTNQEVIRLNNNTYKILGLELRKVKSIRSLSFIQGTMVNFLQQMITMTLLLLIFKNIVTPGQYLSLMFYGFFIFGPMQEIGNIIISYREAEASLFNFDNLMKKEVEEKPLHPKQIGAIEELEFRHVSFKHQSAQYKALNNISFDVKNGETIAFVGPSGSGKSTLVKLLVGLYRPQEGNIFYNSINGKEFDFDELRNQIGFVTQDTQLFAGTIKENLLFVNPNATESDLEIALQKSSCTALLERAEKGIETVIGEGGLKLSGGEKQRIAIARALLRKPHLLIFDEATSALDSITEEEITSTIKDISKEKEQITVLIAHRLSTIMHADRIYVLERGQVIEMGSHDNLIAEKGLYYAMWRQQIGERKMLISPGS; this comes from the coding sequence ATGAAAGTACTTTTAAAATATCTTAAACCTTACAAATGGTTGATCGCCTTTTCTTTATTTTTGGCAACCATTAACCAGGTTTTTTCTTTATTTGCACCAGCCATTACCGGTAATATCCTGGATAAACTGGTTACCCATCCTAACTTTTTTGATAAAGAAAAACTTCTTCCCAGAAATATGGATCAATATTTATATGGAGAAGGAATTTATCACGGTGTATTTTACTTTTTAGGATTATTGATCGGAACAGCAATGATAAGCCGAATCGCTAAAGCTTTTCAGGATTATGCAGTAAGTGTAATTACCCAAAAATTTGGAGCTAAAATCTTTACAGACGGCTTGCGACATTCAATGGCGTTGCCTTATCAGGAATTTGAAGACCAGAGAAGTGGCGAAACCTTATCTATTTTAACAAAAGTAAGAGAAGACACCGTAAAATTTATTACCAGTTTTGTTAATATTTTCTTCGGAATTTTGGTGAGTATTATTTTCGTTTCTGTGTATGCGATCCGTTTGCATTGGTCGATTATGCCTGTTTACATTTGCGGAATTTTCCTGATTGCATTTATTACCAACCTATTAAGTAAGAGAATAAAAAGTATTCAGAAGAATATTGTTTCTGAAACCACAGCTTTGGCGGGAAGCACTACGGAAAGTTTAAGAAATATAGAAATTGTTAAAAGTTTAGGGTTAACCAATCAGGAAGTGATTCGTTTAAATAATAATACCTATAAAATTCTTGGACTTGAATTGAGAAAGGTGAAAAGCATCCGTTCTTTAAGCTTTATTCAGGGAACGATGGTGAATTTTCTTCAACAGATGATTACCATGACCTTATTATTATTGATTTTTAAAAATATTGTGACTCCAGGACAATATTTATCTTTAATGTTTTACGGATTTTTCATTTTCGGGCCGATGCAGGAAATCGGAAATATCATTATTTCGTATCGTGAAGCAGAAGCTTCTCTTTTTAATTTTGATAATTTAATGAAAAAAGAGGTAGAAGAAAAACCGCTTCATCCCAAACAAATTGGTGCGATTGAAGAATTGGAATTCAGGCATGTTTCTTTTAAACATCAGTCGGCTCAATATAAAGCGTTAAATAATATTTCTTTTGATGTTAAAAACGGCGAAACCATCGCTTTTGTGGGACCAAGCGGTTCGGGGAAAAGTACTTTGGTAAAATTGCTGGTTGGATTGTACAGACCTCAGGAAGGCAATATTTTTTACAATTCGATTAACGGAAAAGAATTTGATTTTGATGAACTGAGGAATCAAATCGGTTTTGTAACCCAGGATACTCAATTGTTTGCAGGAACTATTAAAGAAAATCTTCTTTTTGTAAATCCCAATGCTACAGAATCGGATCTGGAAATTGCTTTGCAGAAATCGAGCTGTACTGCATTATTAGAAAGAGCAGAAAAAGGCATCGAAACCGTAATCGGGGAAGGCGGATTGAAATTAAGTGGTGGTGAAAAACAAAGAATTGCCATCGCAAGAGCACTTTTAAGAAAACCTCATTTATTGATTTTTGATGAAGCAACTTCTGCGTTGGATAGTATTACTGAAGAAGAAATAACGTCTACTATAAAAGATATTTCCAAAGAAAAAGAGCAAATTACCGTTCTTATTGCGCACCGTTTAAGCACAATTATGCATGCAGACCGAATTTATGTTTTGGAACGCGGACAAGTCATAGAAATGGGATCGCACGATAATCTAATTGCGGAAAAAGGATTGTATTATGCCATGTGGCGACAACAAATTGGGGAAAGAAAAATGCTTATTTCACCAGGATCATAA
- the rplS gene encoding 50S ribosomal protein L19 encodes MDLLKYVQDKYITKKEFPEFKAGDTITVYYEIKEGQKTRTQFFKGTVIQLRGTGSTKTFTIRKMSGDVGVERVFPINMPALQKIELDRKGKVRRSRIYYFRDLRGKKARIKDASYKKK; translated from the coding sequence ATGGATTTATTAAAGTACGTACAAGACAAGTACATTACAAAAAAAGAATTCCCTGAATTCAAAGCTGGTGATACAATCACTGTTTATTACGAGATTAAGGAAGGTCAAAAAACAAGAACTCAGTTCTTCAAAGGGACAGTTATCCAATTAAGAGGTACTGGTTCTACAAAAACTTTCACAATCAGAAAAATGTCTGGTGATGTAGGTGTAGAAAGAGTTTTCCCTATCAACATGCCTGCTCTTCAAAAAATTGAACTTGACAGAAAAGGTAAAGTTAGAAGATCTAGAATCTATTACTTCAGAGATCTTAGAGGTAAGAAAGCTAGAATTAAAGATGCTTCTTACAAGAAGAAATAA
- a CDS encoding T9SS-dependent M36 family metallopeptidase encodes MKKVALPLLFAVSAIFPSILFGQDNEKLIKDYISQNKIREYKKSDLTNFIIGNVDESKSLNGNVVKFQQTYNGLPVYNAEGTVLVRDNKIIYYSDSFLKDYSSAVSNTATISKTIALQKISQNLQKQQIDSYPILSFSDMEPQDGKAAKQRLVYVEDVGALKLAYQFSLPEPNSPSYWDILVDATNGNIISKLDLNLSCNFHDDAFSHDHTHFQNNFVGPLNSITNQNVNLLAPDNASYNIFPLPLEAPTFGSRATVNNPWILTASPEGWHYDGTTRYTYTRGNNVYAYEDTTGNNAIGYSPDGGISRNFNFPFSINADPTSNLNASITNLFYINNKVHDIFYMFGFTPAARNFQATNFGQGGVGNDYVLAEAQDGGGINNANFASPSDGNKPRMQMYLWSTTGRLFFYNTPTSAVPRQPTVGIAQFGNALDATGVTGNVQLSSVLDGCAALPGGSLAGKIGLVERGTCAFTVKTKNLQDAGATAVIIYNNTANGDTVGNMSGADATITIPSVLMGNTEGEYIKSQLSANITVNVTLKNDPATYITPDGSFDNGIVTHEYGHGISNRLTGTGSGCLNSSIDWEQMGEGWSDFFAIMLTNKPGDNASVPRGTGTYAIGQPITGGGIRPAKYSPDFAVNDYTYTDTNGMQYTDTSGQLVPDVHSIGFVWATMLWDLHWQYVAKYGYASDVTSNSTNGSSRVLQLVTDALKLQLCNPTFIDGRNAILQAELATTQGADRCMIWRTFAKRGLGVNASAGVKSNINDQVQDFTVPADCVLATDEVKAVKNNISIYPNPAKNEFFINFPSNTLGKVSVEIYDMSGKLVSSEDKISPDAKKSISTDRLINGTYMVKVKGIGIDAASKVIVKK; translated from the coding sequence ATGAAAAAAGTAGCTTTACCCCTTTTATTTGCAGTATCTGCAATCTTTCCTTCCATTTTATTTGGACAAGATAATGAGAAGTTAATTAAAGATTATATTTCTCAAAATAAGATTAGAGAATACAAAAAGTCTGATCTTACGAACTTTATTATCGGTAATGTTGATGAATCTAAATCATTAAATGGTAATGTTGTAAAATTCCAGCAGACTTATAACGGACTTCCCGTATATAATGCGGAAGGAACTGTACTAGTAAGAGATAATAAAATTATTTATTATTCTGATAGTTTTTTGAAGGATTATAGTTCAGCGGTTTCTAATACTGCAACTATAAGTAAGACAATAGCACTTCAAAAAATTTCACAGAATCTGCAAAAGCAACAAATTGATTCATATCCTATACTTAGTTTTTCAGACATGGAACCACAGGACGGGAAGGCTGCTAAACAGAGATTAGTATATGTAGAAGATGTGGGGGCTTTGAAATTAGCTTATCAGTTTTCACTTCCCGAACCGAATTCTCCAAGCTATTGGGATATTTTGGTTGATGCCACAAATGGAAATATAATTAGTAAACTCGATTTGAATCTATCTTGTAATTTCCATGATGATGCTTTCTCTCATGATCATACACATTTTCAAAATAATTTCGTAGGACCTTTAAATAGTATTACTAATCAGAATGTAAACTTATTAGCTCCAGATAATGCTTCATACAATATTTTTCCTTTGCCATTGGAAGCGCCTACTTTTGGATCAAGAGCAACTGTGAACAATCCTTGGATTCTTACAGCTTCTCCAGAAGGATGGCATTATGATGGAACTACTCGATACACATATACAAGAGGAAATAATGTGTATGCTTACGAAGATACTACGGGTAATAATGCTATTGGATATTCACCAGATGGAGGAATCTCTAGAAATTTCAATTTTCCCTTTAGTATTAATGCAGACCCGACTAGTAATTTAAATGCTTCAATAACCAATTTATTTTATATAAATAATAAAGTACATGACATTTTCTATATGTTCGGATTTACACCTGCGGCAAGAAATTTCCAAGCGACAAATTTTGGACAAGGAGGTGTTGGAAATGATTATGTACTTGCAGAGGCTCAAGATGGAGGAGGGATTAATAATGCAAATTTTGCCAGCCCTTCGGATGGTAATAAACCAAGAATGCAAATGTACCTTTGGTCAACTACTGGTAGATTATTTTTTTACAATACTCCAACTAGTGCTGTACCACGCCAACCAACAGTAGGAATTGCACAATTTGGTAATGCTCTTGACGCGACAGGCGTTACAGGAAATGTACAGCTTTCATCAGTCTTAGATGGGTGTGCAGCCTTACCAGGAGGCTCGCTTGCCGGAAAAATAGGTTTGGTAGAAAGAGGAACTTGTGCTTTTACTGTAAAAACTAAGAATTTACAAGATGCGGGTGCAACTGCTGTTATTATTTATAATAATACAGCAAATGGAGATACTGTAGGTAATATGTCTGGAGCAGATGCAACTATTACTATTCCTTCTGTGCTTATGGGTAATACTGAAGGAGAATATATTAAAAGTCAGCTTTCTGCAAATATAACAGTGAATGTTACATTAAAAAATGATCCTGCTACATATATTACCCCAGATGGAAGCTTTGATAATGGAATTGTAACCCATGAATATGGTCATGGAATTTCTAATAGGTTGACAGGGACTGGATCAGGTTGTTTAAATTCTTCTATAGATTGGGAACAAATGGGAGAAGGTTGGTCTGACTTTTTTGCCATCATGCTAACAAACAAACCTGGTGATAATGCTTCTGTACCAAGAGGGACAGGAACTTACGCGATTGGACAACCAATAACAGGGGGTGGTATAAGACCTGCTAAATATTCTCCAGATTTCGCAGTTAATGATTATACATATACTGATACCAATGGAATGCAATACACGGATACAAGTGGACAATTGGTTCCAGATGTGCACTCAATTGGCTTTGTATGGGCAACAATGTTATGGGATCTTCATTGGCAGTATGTAGCTAAATATGGATATGCTTCTGACGTAACTTCTAATTCAACAAACGGTAGCTCCAGAGTGTTACAATTAGTAACTGATGCTTTGAAGCTGCAACTTTGTAATCCAACTTTTATAGATGGTAGAAATGCAATATTGCAGGCTGAATTAGCTACAACACAAGGAGCTGATAGATGTATGATCTGGAGAACTTTTGCAAAAAGAGGTTTAGGAGTAAATGCTTCCGCAGGTGTTAAAAGCAATATCAATGACCAAGTACAAGATTTCACTGTACCTGCAGATTGTGTGTTAGCAACGGATGAGGTAAAAGCTGTTAAAAATAACATTTCTATTTATCCCAACCCGGCTAAAAACGAATTCTTTATCAATTTCCCAAGCAATACTTTAGGAAAAGTAAGTGTTGAAATTTATGATATGTCAGGAAAATTGGTTTCTTCAGAAGATAAGATTTCTCCTGATGCCAAGAAATCAATTTCTACAGACAGACTAATAAACGGAACTTATATGGTGAAAGTAAAAGGTATCGGTATCGATGCAGCATCAAAAGTTATTGTTAAAAAATAA
- a CDS encoding alpha/beta fold hydrolase: MKCFKNAVAVLVLSIVSNFTFAQVKPLDAELTNYQYPYEVHFLNLKSQNNDLKMAYMDVQPRVLNGKTIMLLHGKNFNGAYWERTAKDLSDKGFRVIIPDQIGFGKSSKPQSYQFSFSQLAENTKAILDDLKIDKLIVLGHSMGGMVATRFTLLYPERVQKLILENPIGLEDYKTFASYQTVDQAYQVELKNTSETYKNYQLKFYYDNKWKAEYQPWLDLIAGWTLHQDYPKVAWDAALTSDMIYNQPVCYEFKNIKTPTLLIIGTRDRTAIGKDRAPKELQPKMGQYQELGKKTQQQIVGSKLVEIENVGHLPHIEVYDKFWNTLYDFIK, from the coding sequence ATGAAATGTTTTAAGAATGCTGTTGCAGTTTTAGTGCTATCGATTGTATCAAATTTTACTTTTGCTCAGGTAAAACCTTTAGATGCAGAACTTACAAATTATCAATATCCTTACGAAGTTCATTTTCTTAATTTGAAATCTCAAAATAATGATTTGAAAATGGCTTATATGGATGTACAGCCAAGAGTATTAAATGGAAAAACAATAATGCTTCTTCATGGCAAAAATTTCAACGGAGCTTATTGGGAGAGGACGGCAAAAGATCTTTCAGATAAAGGATTCAGAGTCATTATTCCAGATCAGATCGGGTTTGGAAAATCTTCAAAACCTCAAAGTTATCAGTTTTCATTTTCTCAATTGGCAGAAAATACAAAAGCTATTTTGGATGATTTAAAAATTGATAAATTAATCGTTTTAGGACATTCAATGGGCGGAATGGTTGCTACAAGATTTACTTTATTATATCCGGAAAGAGTTCAGAAATTAATTTTAGAAAATCCGATCGGACTGGAAGATTATAAAACTTTTGCTTCTTACCAGACGGTAGATCAGGCATATCAGGTAGAGTTAAAAAATACATCAGAAACTTATAAAAATTACCAACTGAAATTTTATTACGACAACAAATGGAAAGCAGAATATCAACCTTGGTTAGATTTAATTGCGGGCTGGACTTTACATCAAGATTACCCGAAAGTTGCCTGGGACGCAGCTTTGACATCGGACATGATTTACAATCAACCGGTTTGTTATGAATTTAAGAACATTAAAACTCCAACTTTGTTAATTATCGGAACAAGAGACAGAACAGCAATTGGAAAAGACAGAGCTCCAAAGGAACTTCAACCAAAAATGGGACAATATCAGGAATTGGGAAAGAAAACGCAACAGCAGATTGTGGGTTCTAAATTAGTTGAAATTGAAAATGTAGGACATCTTCCGCACATCGAAGTGTATGATAAGTTTTGGAATACTTTGTATGATTTTATTAAATAA
- a CDS encoding EamA family transporter gives MEKKNILKGVLFVGIGASIYGMLATFVKLAYQEGYTTSEVTTSQFILGLVGLLILNLIQTITSKKILPSPTSKEIRNLMIAGTSLGCTSLFYYISVQYINVSIAIVLLMQSVWFSVVVESFLTKKLPNARKIISVIIVLIGTILATNLINTEIELDFKGIFWGLLAAASYTLTMFTSNTLATHLPVFRKSIFMLCGGAIVIFVFLFFAQIGPLHFDGLKSFYLNFTDNTEHIHSFQYSILWKYGFILALFGTIIPPILFNIGFPNAGLGLGSIVSSLELPVSVTMAFVLLGEKVIAIQWLGIVLILFAIVLMNLPSRKENKIPELS, from the coding sequence ATGGAGAAGAAAAATATACTAAAAGGAGTATTGTTTGTTGGAATTGGGGCAAGTATATATGGTATGTTGGCGACTTTTGTGAAGTTGGCTTATCAGGAAGGTTATACAACTTCAGAAGTTACGACCTCACAATTCATTTTGGGATTGGTAGGTCTTTTAATTTTGAATCTCATTCAGACCATCACCTCAAAAAAAATATTGCCATCACCCACTTCAAAAGAAATCAGAAATCTAATGATAGCGGGAACTTCACTTGGTTGTACAAGTTTGTTTTATTACATTTCGGTCCAGTATATTAATGTTTCGATTGCAATTGTGTTATTAATGCAATCAGTTTGGTTTAGTGTAGTAGTTGAAAGTTTTCTGACAAAAAAATTACCTAATGCAAGAAAAATTATATCTGTAATTATTGTTTTAATAGGAACAATTTTAGCAACAAATCTTATCAATACGGAAATTGAATTAGATTTCAAAGGCATTTTTTGGGGATTACTGGCAGCGGCTTCTTATACTTTGACGATGTTTACATCAAACACTTTAGCAACACATTTACCGGTTTTTAGAAAGAGTATTTTCATGCTTTGTGGTGGCGCAATCGTTATTTTTGTATTCTTATTTTTTGCCCAGATTGGTCCGCTTCATTTTGATGGTTTAAAATCATTTTATTTAAATTTTACCGATAATACAGAGCATATTCACTCTTTCCAATATTCAATTTTGTGGAAGTATGGCTTTATTCTGGCATTGTTTGGAACGATTATTCCGCCGATTTTATTTAATATTGGTTTCCCGAATGCAGGTTTAGGATTAGGGAGCATTGTTTCATCTTTGGAACTTCCGGTCTCTGTTACAATGGCTTTCGTCTTGCTTGGTGAAAAAGTGATTGCTATCCAGTGGTTAGGAATTGTTTTAATTCTTTTCGCGATTGTTTTAATGAATCTACCTTCCCGGAAAGAGAATAAAATTCCGGAATTATCTTAA
- a CDS encoding CoA transferase subunit A has product MIDKRVKNAKEAIDGIKDGMTLMLGGFGLCGIPENSINALVESDVKDLTCISNNAGVDDFGLGLLLHKRQIKKMISSYVGENAEFERQMLSGELEVELTPQGTLAEKCRAAQAGIPAFYTPAGFGTEVAEGKEVKDFKGKPHILEHAYEADYSIVKAWKGDHAGNLIFKGSARNFNHPMAGAATITIAEVEELVEPGELDPNQIHIPGIMIQRIFQGEKFEKRIEQRTVRKKD; this is encoded by the coding sequence ATGATAGATAAAAGAGTAAAAAATGCAAAGGAAGCCATCGACGGAATTAAAGATGGAATGACATTGATGTTGGGCGGATTCGGACTTTGCGGTATTCCAGAAAACTCAATTAATGCTTTAGTAGAGAGTGATGTAAAAGATCTTACCTGTATTTCGAACAACGCAGGTGTTGACGATTTCGGGTTGGGATTATTGCTTCATAAAAGACAAATCAAAAAGATGATTTCTTCTTATGTCGGGGAAAATGCCGAGTTTGAAAGACAGATGCTTTCCGGCGAATTGGAGGTTGAGCTTACTCCACAGGGAACGTTGGCGGAAAAATGCCGAGCGGCACAGGCGGGAATTCCTGCTTTTTACACGCCTGCAGGTTTCGGAACCGAAGTAGCAGAAGGTAAAGAAGTAAAAGATTTTAAGGGAAAACCTCATATTCTTGAACACGCCTACGAAGCAGATTATTCTATCGTAAAAGCCTGGAAAGGTGATCATGCAGGAAACCTTATTTTTAAAGGATCTGCAAGAAATTTTAATCATCCGATGGCTGGTGCAGCAACAATTACAATCGCTGAAGTAGAAGAATTGGTAGAGCCGGGAGAATTAGATCCCAACCAGATTCATATTCCGGGAATTATGATCCAAAGGATTTTCCAGGGAGAAAAATTTGAAAAAAGAATTGAACAAAGAACGGTTAGGAAAAAAGACTAA